In one Juglans regia cultivar Chandler chromosome 11, Walnut 2.0, whole genome shotgun sequence genomic region, the following are encoded:
- the LOC108991022 gene encoding uncharacterized protein LOC108991022 isoform X1 — protein MGLEERPIELPNEKDKTHPTGTICVHAFSDLTYISPVVFLYLLKECYIHGTCKATMKFRALQQQVYQVLHNDPQPGPATFVIQCLYALPIFGLHCEGFSHLIVSALRRYLKLGTDPADSLEAKDLATKLFLDIVRGFVNHDERIVVKILEVFDIKLNNIEKAMYQVKERNECGCDAAKSFLEQYIFQLIESQSYMTAVSLLEQFSIRQSRQSFLLSMIQNKQFEAADKWATFMGKQMLCVLVQEYVDRSMLKHANDIIKKNNLRQEFPDVYHKSKESSLKKLAEKGCWEVAEAKTNRDRQLLEYLVNLAMEAGYSEKVDELCDRYSLEGFPHVKGILLPDTSHLHNRYLCLNELAVEDINWVDEVDGLRNATCHFEGCKVVGVDCEWKPNYEKGSKPNKVSIMQIASEKMVFIFDLIKLFEDVPHILDICMTRILQSPRILKLGYNFQCDMKQLAHSYGELECFRQYEMLLDIQNVFKERRGGLSGLAKKILGAGLNKTRRNSNWEQRPLTQNQLEYAALDASVLVRIFLHVCSHSQPATVSGGHDKIDWKSHIVSHMDNNIKKSKKEIRSKKQLKAALIKEHCQSS, from the exons ATGGGCTTGGAGGAAAGGCCTATTGAGCTACCCAATGAAAAAGACAAAACTCACCCAACAGGAACTATATGTGTGCATGCCTTTTCTGATCTAACCTACATTTCTCCGGTGGTATTCTTATATCTCCTGAAAGAATGTTATATTCATG GCACATGTAAGGCAACTATGAAGTTTCGAGCTCTTCAACAACAAGTTTATCAAGTGCTACATAATGATCCCCAACCTGGCCCAGCTACATTTGTTATTCAGTGTCTATATGCCTTGCCCATATTTGGATTACATTGTGAAGGCTTCAGTCATTTAATTGTATCTGCTCTACGCCGTTACCTAAAATTAGGAACCGATCCAGCAGACTCCTTGGAAGCAAAGGACCTAGCTACTAAGTTATTTCTTGATATTGTGCGGGGCTTTGTGAACCATGATGAGAGGATTGTTGTGAAGATACTTGAAGTTTTTGATATCaaattgaataatattgagAAAGCCATGTACCAAGTAAAGGAAAGGAATGAGTGTGGTTGTGATGCAGCCAAGTCATTTCTTGAGCAATACATTTTTCAACTGATAGAATCTCAGTCATACATGACAGCAGTCTCTCTGTTAGAGCAATTTTCCATTCGCCAATCCAGACAGTCTTTTCTCCTCAGTATGATACAGAACAAACAATTTGAAGCAGCAGACAAGTGGGCAACATTTATGGGAAAGCAAATGTTATGTGTACTTGTTCAGGAGTACGTTGACAGGAGCATGTTAAAGCATGCGAATGAtatcataaagaaaaacaaTCTGCGGCAGGAATTTCCCGATGTATATCATAAGAGCAAAGAAag CTCACTAAAGAAGCTGGCAGAAAAAGGATGTTGGGAAGTTGCAGAGGCAAAGACAAACAGGGATAGACAACTTCTTGAATACTTG gttaatTTGGCAATGGAAGCTGGTTACTCTGAGAAGGTCGATGAGCTGTGTGATCGATACTCCCTTGAAGGTTTTCCGCATGTCAAAGGTATACTAT TGCCCGACACAAGTCATCTGCATAATCGCTATCTTTGTCTTAACGAATTGGCGGTTGAAGACATAAATTGGGTTGATGAAGTTGATGGTTTGCGAAATGCGACATGCCATTTTGAGGGATGTAAAGTTGTGGGTGTTGATTGTGAATGGAAGCCCAATTATGAAAAAGGCAGCAAACCAAATAAG GTTTCGATCATGCAGATTGCTTCCGAAAAGATGGTTTTCATCTTTGATCTGATAAAGTTATTCGAAGATGTGCCTCACATTTTAGATATCTGTATGACCCGCATTTTGCAGTCTCCAAGAATTCTAAAACTCG GCTATAACTTTCAATGCGATATGAAGCAGCTGGCTCATTCGTATGGAGAGTTGGAGTGTTTCAGGCAGTATGAAATGTTACTGGACATTCAGAATGTGTTTAAAGAACGTCGAGGTGGTCTGTCTGGGCTTGCAAAG AAAATATTGGGGGCTGGCTTGAACAAGACAAGGCGGAATAGCAACTGGGAACAACGACCTTTGACTCAGAATCAG CTAGAATATGCTGCTCTGGATGCTTCTGTACTTGTTCGCATCTTCCTCCATGTATGCAGTCATTCTCAGCCTGCTACTGTCTCTGGGGGGCATGATAAAATTGATTGGAAATCCCACATT GTTTCCCATATGGATAATAACATCAAGAAATCCAAGAAGGAAATTAGAAGTAAAAAGCAGTTGAAAGCAGCTCTGATTAAAGAGCATTGTCAATCGAGTTAG
- the LOC108991022 gene encoding uncharacterized protein LOC108991022 isoform X2, with protein sequence MGLEERPIELPNEKDKTHPTGTICVHAFSDLTYISPVVFLYLLKECYIHGTCKATMKFRALQQQVYQVLHNDPQPGPATFVIQCLYALPIFGLHCEGFSHLIVSALRRYLKLGTDPADSLEAKDLATKLFLDIVRGFVNHDERIVVKILEVFDIKLNNIEKAMYQVKERNECGCDAAKSFLEQYIFQLIESQSYMTAVSLLEQFSIRQSRQSFLLSMIQNKQFEAADKWATFMGKQMLCVLVQEYVDRSMLKHANDIIKKNNLRQEFPDVYHKSKESSLKKLAEKGCWEVAEAKTNRDRQLLEYLVNLAMEAGYSEKVDELCDRYSLEGFPHVKVPDTSHLHNRYLCLNELAVEDINWVDEVDGLRNATCHFEGCKVVGVDCEWKPNYEKGSKPNKVSIMQIASEKMVFIFDLIKLFEDVPHILDICMTRILQSPRILKLGYNFQCDMKQLAHSYGELECFRQYEMLLDIQNVFKERRGGLSGLAKKILGAGLNKTRRNSNWEQRPLTQNQLEYAALDASVLVRIFLHVCSHSQPATVSGGHDKIDWKSHIVSHMDNNIKKSKKEIRSKKQLKAALIKEHCQSS encoded by the exons ATGGGCTTGGAGGAAAGGCCTATTGAGCTACCCAATGAAAAAGACAAAACTCACCCAACAGGAACTATATGTGTGCATGCCTTTTCTGATCTAACCTACATTTCTCCGGTGGTATTCTTATATCTCCTGAAAGAATGTTATATTCATG GCACATGTAAGGCAACTATGAAGTTTCGAGCTCTTCAACAACAAGTTTATCAAGTGCTACATAATGATCCCCAACCTGGCCCAGCTACATTTGTTATTCAGTGTCTATATGCCTTGCCCATATTTGGATTACATTGTGAAGGCTTCAGTCATTTAATTGTATCTGCTCTACGCCGTTACCTAAAATTAGGAACCGATCCAGCAGACTCCTTGGAAGCAAAGGACCTAGCTACTAAGTTATTTCTTGATATTGTGCGGGGCTTTGTGAACCATGATGAGAGGATTGTTGTGAAGATACTTGAAGTTTTTGATATCaaattgaataatattgagAAAGCCATGTACCAAGTAAAGGAAAGGAATGAGTGTGGTTGTGATGCAGCCAAGTCATTTCTTGAGCAATACATTTTTCAACTGATAGAATCTCAGTCATACATGACAGCAGTCTCTCTGTTAGAGCAATTTTCCATTCGCCAATCCAGACAGTCTTTTCTCCTCAGTATGATACAGAACAAACAATTTGAAGCAGCAGACAAGTGGGCAACATTTATGGGAAAGCAAATGTTATGTGTACTTGTTCAGGAGTACGTTGACAGGAGCATGTTAAAGCATGCGAATGAtatcataaagaaaaacaaTCTGCGGCAGGAATTTCCCGATGTATATCATAAGAGCAAAGAAag CTCACTAAAGAAGCTGGCAGAAAAAGGATGTTGGGAAGTTGCAGAGGCAAAGACAAACAGGGATAGACAACTTCTTGAATACTTG gttaatTTGGCAATGGAAGCTGGTTACTCTGAGAAGGTCGATGAGCTGTGTGATCGATACTCCCTTGAAGGTTTTCCGCATGTCAAAG TGCCCGACACAAGTCATCTGCATAATCGCTATCTTTGTCTTAACGAATTGGCGGTTGAAGACATAAATTGGGTTGATGAAGTTGATGGTTTGCGAAATGCGACATGCCATTTTGAGGGATGTAAAGTTGTGGGTGTTGATTGTGAATGGAAGCCCAATTATGAAAAAGGCAGCAAACCAAATAAG GTTTCGATCATGCAGATTGCTTCCGAAAAGATGGTTTTCATCTTTGATCTGATAAAGTTATTCGAAGATGTGCCTCACATTTTAGATATCTGTATGACCCGCATTTTGCAGTCTCCAAGAATTCTAAAACTCG GCTATAACTTTCAATGCGATATGAAGCAGCTGGCTCATTCGTATGGAGAGTTGGAGTGTTTCAGGCAGTATGAAATGTTACTGGACATTCAGAATGTGTTTAAAGAACGTCGAGGTGGTCTGTCTGGGCTTGCAAAG AAAATATTGGGGGCTGGCTTGAACAAGACAAGGCGGAATAGCAACTGGGAACAACGACCTTTGACTCAGAATCAG CTAGAATATGCTGCTCTGGATGCTTCTGTACTTGTTCGCATCTTCCTCCATGTATGCAGTCATTCTCAGCCTGCTACTGTCTCTGGGGGGCATGATAAAATTGATTGGAAATCCCACATT GTTTCCCATATGGATAATAACATCAAGAAATCCAAGAAGGAAATTAGAAGTAAAAAGCAGTTGAAAGCAGCTCTGATTAAAGAGCATTGTCAATCGAGTTAG